The following coding sequences lie in one Lolium perenne isolate Kyuss_39 chromosome 2, Kyuss_2.0, whole genome shotgun sequence genomic window:
- the LOC139829715 gene encoding uncharacterized protein, protein MGVREPVAMEIPLEEGAVNADIERRAALKERTAKSLVQKATSDSKHTEQAKRKRAEYLKQRGSPRSSAHADYIKHADFLSRKLARCWRNFVKSHKTTHALVQAYDALGINEKSVKSMPFEELAMSIESPAALGATKALLDRLEKRLIVGSSTVENIDHLLKRLASPKRKTPQSRTRVAAKRPARTSEPSRSSRYSLRVVLCAYMILAHPGDVLSGQGEQEKLLMESAANFVREFELFVKTVLEGPGRASRHPSLDTDAAESSSCQMPSHVTGQSKFRTQLVSFDKAWCSYLYRFVVWKVKDARSLEGDLVRAACKLELSMMQTCKLTSDGQSQDLTHDMKAIQKQVTDDQKLLREKVQHLSDDAGIERMNSALSDMRSKFFAAKENGSPLATPVANVSTPLSINPSGKLPPADVNVSSKTDAGGSSSTSPVSLPTDNEQMVNEMLHENGGAFAVNSDDASTIEKDFQARVRETMERAFWDVVTDSMKGDKPDYSQLINLVKEVRDSLHDLAPKGWKEEILGNIDVEILTQVLESGSQDTQYLGQIMHYSLDMVRKLSAAAKEDEMKKSHDKLLSELAASSLVNGNGVSSFVIAVIKGLRFTLEEIKELQAEVSKARIQMMQPMITGSAGVEYLQKAFGDRYGPPASASASLPATLQLVSASKNMVDAEWSEHLGSLSVLPAADHARPLVTVLRAGHGAPGGQTAALSAVGSSGLPECTGEKVNKLVRIGLLQLIGGMEGLQLQSTPESFHLNFMRLSAVQGQFHGVIVMATSMLVLRQVLMSENPKITPLELENIISELFGTLVKLLDNSREAGTEEIVEAMMSSSASAGTASDEKIHSRRQIITRVFLKSLQAHDVVFKKVSRAVHCAFRGVVLGGSCPKGQKLAEAALRRVGAGKLIDRVVKAGEVLIRVATLSEKVHGPWYKALA, encoded by the exons ATGGGGGTGAGGGagccggtggcgatggagataccGCTGGAGGAGGGCGCGGTGAATGCAGATATTGAGAGGCGGGCCGCACTGAAGGAGAGAACAGCAAAGTCCCTGGTGCAGAAGGCAACATCTGATAGCAAGCACACAGAGCAG GCGAAGAGGAAGAGAGCTGAGTACTTGAAGCAGCGCGGAAGTCCTCGCAGTTCTGCCCATGCCGATTACATCAAGCATGCAGATTTCCTTTCAAGAAAGCTCGCGAG GTGCTGGAGAAATTTTGTTAAGTCCCACAAGACAACACATGCCTTGGTTCAAGCTTACGATGCCTTGGGAATTAATGAAAAATCTGTCAAGTCAATGCCATTTGAGGAATTAGCTATGTCGATAGAATCTCCCGCAGCTCTTGGGGCCACCAAAGCATTACTTGACCGGTTGGAGAAAAGGCTGATTGTAGGTTCGTCAACCGTGGAAAACATTGACCATCTACTGAAGCGCCTTGCGTCTCCAAAGAGAAAGACACCTCAGAGCAGAACAAGGGTTGCAGCAAAAAGGCCAGCAAGAACTTCTGAACCAAGCAGGTCGTCGAGGTACTCACTGAGGGTAGTACTCTGTGCTTACATGATCCTGGCTCATCCTGGTGATGTTTTAAGTGGACAAGGTGAGCAAGAGAAACTTCTGATGGAGTCGGCAGCAAACTTTGTCAGGGAGTTTGAGCTGTTTGTTAAGACAGTACTTGAGGGACCAGGAAGAGCCTCAAGGCACCCATCCCTTGATACTGATGCTGCTGAATCATCCAGTTGCCAGATGCCTTCTCATGTTACTGGTCAGAGTAAATTCAGGACACAGTTGGTTAGTTTTGACAAAGCGTGGTGCAGTTATCTTTACCGCTTTGTGGTGTGGAAAGTAAAAGATGCAAGATCACTGGAGGGTGATCTTGTTAGGGCTGCATGCAAGCTTGAGCtatcaatgatgcaaacatgcaaGTTAACATCAGATGGGCAGTCACAAGACCTTACCCATGATATGAAGGCGATTCAGAAGCAGGTCACTGACGACCAAAAACTCCTCAGAGAGAAGGTTCAGCATCTGAGTGATGATGCAGGCATTGAGCGTATGAACTCTGCTCTCTCAGATATGAGGTCGAAGTTCTTTGCAGCGAAGGAGAATGGAAGTCCATTGGCAACACCGGTTGCAAATGTATCAACTCCTCTGAGTATTAATCCGTCTGGGAAGCTCCCACCTGCTGATGTTAATGTCAGTTCCAAGACAGATGCAGGAGGATCAAGCAGTACATCACCAGTGAGTTTGCCGACAGATAATGAGCAAATGGTCAATGAGATGCTTCATGAGAACGGTGGTGCATTTGCTGTCAACTCTGATGATGCCAGTACCATCGAGAAGGATTTCCAAGCCAGAGTAAGAGAAACCATGGAGAGAGCTTTCTGGGATGTTGTTACTGACTCAATGAAAGGAGACAAACCTGACTACAGCCAACTAATCAACCTGGTAAAGGAAGTGAGGGATTCGTTGCACGATTTGGCTCCCAAGGGATGGAAGGAGGAAATCCTGGGGAACATTGACGTCGAAATTTTGACTCAG gtacttgagtcAGGTTCCCAGGACACGCAATACCTGGGGCAGATTATGCATTACTCCCTGGATATGGTTAGAAAACTATCTGCTGCTGCAAAGGAGGATGAGATGAAGAAAAGTCATGACAAATTATTGAGCGAGTTGGCTGCAAGTTCTTTAGTTAATGGCAATGGTGTCAGCTCGTTTGTTATTGCTGTCATCAAGGGCCTGCGTTTCACTCTGGAGGAAATAAAG GAACTGCAAGCAGAAGTGAGCAAGGCACGTATTCAGATGATGCAACCTATGATAACAGGCTCTGCTGGAGTGGAGTACCTGCAGAAGGCTTTCGGTGATCGCTATGGACCTCCTGCCAGTGCATCAGCTTCCCTCCCTGCTACTCTGCAATTGGTTTCAGCATCAAAGAATATGGTGGATGCAGAATGGAGTGAACATCTGGGCTCTCTTTCAGTTCTGCCAGCAGCGGATCAT GCTCGGCCCCTTGTTACAGTGCTCCGAGCTGGCCATGGAGCTCCAGGGGGACAAACTGCTGCCTTGTCTGCAGTAGGTAGTTCAGGTTTGCCAGAGTGCACAGGAGAAAAGGTTAACAAGCTCGTGAGGATTGGCTTGCTGCAGCTTATTGGTGGTATGGAGGGGTTGCAATTGCAGTCAACTCCTGAGAGCTTCCATCTCAACTTTATGAGATTGAGCGCCGTCCAGGGACAGTTCCATGGAGTGATTGTGATGGCTACAAG CATGCTCGTCCTGCGCCAAGTCTTGATGAGTGAGAATCCTAAGATCACTCCTTTAGAACTGGAGAACATCATCTCAGAACTCTTCGGCACTCTGGTGAAGCTGCTAGACAACTCCCGCGAGGCAGGCACCGAAGAGATTGTGGAGGCGATGATGAGCTCGTCAGCCTCAGCTGGCACTGCATCAGATGAGAAGATCCATAGCAGGAGGCAGATAATAACCCGGGTGTTCCTTAAGAGCCTCCAGGCCCACGATGTGGTCTTCAAGAAGGTCTCCAGGGCGGTCCACTGCGCCTTCCGCGGCGTCGTCCTCGGCGGCAGCTGCCCCAAGGGCCAGAAGCTGGCAGAGGCGGCCCTGCGCCGCGTCGGTGCGGGGAAACTCATTGACCGGGTGGTGAAGGCGGGGGAAGTGCTGATCAGGGTGGCGACTCTCTCGGAGAAGGTCCATGGCCCGTGGTACAAAGCGCTCGCCTGA